ATGCAGGGACAGCCCTCTATGGAGCTTCTTCAGGTGGCAGTGCCTTGATGGCAAATACTCAGCTGGCCTCTGAATTTGGAACGGATGAAATTCAAAATATTGTCGTCCATGTGCCAAATGTGAAGCAGATTAAAACCGTTGGGATTGAGGCTGCTCAAAAGTTAACAGAACTTTCAGGTGTTCGCCAAGGAGAATTTCAAATCTTTAATTTGGATAGTATCCTAGAGGAAACCAACAAAGTAGTGGGAATTATGACGACAGTGATTGGTGCCATTGCAGGGATTTCCCTCTTAGTTGGTGGGATTGGAGTCATGAATATCATGTTGGTTTCTGTCACCGAGCGGACGAGAGAAATTGGTCTTCGCAAAGCATTGGGAGCAACTCGGGGTAAGATTTTGGTTCAATTTTTGATTGAGTCGATGGTTTTGACCATCATTGGAGGTCTGATTGGACTTGGACTTGCTTATGGGGTGAATAGCTTGATTACTACACTCGCGGCAGCCTCCCTAGAAGGACCACCGATTATTTCCTTAAATGTCGCCATCGGCAGTATTATTTTCTCTGCTTTTGTAGGCATCATCTTTGGAATTTTACCAGCGAATAAGGCTTCTAAGTTAAATCCGATCGAAGCACTGCGTTATGAATAAAAAAATAGGAGCGTGTCAGGATGAATGGTTCAAGATTCTCCACGCTCCTTTTTGATGCTGTTGTGGAATAGCTTGTCGAAACCTTTTCAATCATCTCGTCTTATACAGGTCAAGCTATTTAGGTAGTCAACAACGGTCTTCAGATATTTTTGAGTATTCATTCAAGAAGCTGCATTTTTTCTTCCATCATATTTTTGTTTAATTGGTAAATATTAGTGAATTTCTGCTCTAAATATGATAGAATAGGGGAGAATAACTTAGGAGGTTCCAAATGACTACTGAACATATGGAAGAATTAAATGACCAGCAGATTGTCCGTCGTGAGAAAATGGCGGCCCTTCGTGAACAAGGAATCGATCCATTTGGAAAACGATTCGAACGCACTGCAAATTCAGGTCAATTAAAAGAAAAATATTCAGAATTAGATAAAGAACAACTCCACGACTTGAACGAAACAGCTATTATTGCCGGTCGTCTCGTAACCAAACGTGGAAAAGGAAAGGTTGGCTTTGCCCATCTTCAAGACCGTGAAGGTCAAATTCAGATCTACGTTCGTAAGGATGCAGTTGGAGAAGAAAACTACGAGATCTTCAAAAAAGCAGACCTTGGTGATTTCCTTGGTGTTGAAGGGGAAATCATGCGCACAGACATGGGTGAACTTTCGATTAAAGCAACTCATATCACTCACTTGTCAAAAGCCCTTCGTCCTTTGCCTGAAAAATTCCACGGACTTTCAGACGTTGAAACCATCTATCGTAAACGTTATTTGGATTTGATTTCAAATCGCGAAAGCTTTGAACGCTTTGTAACCCGTTCAAAAATCATCTCTGAAATCCGTCGTTATTTAGATGGTCAAGGATTCCTTGAAGTGGAAACACCAGTGCTTCACAATGAAGCTGGGGGTGCGGCTGCCAAACCATTTATCACTCATCACAATGCACAAAACATTGACATGGTGCTTCGTATCGCGACTGAGCTCCACTTGAAACGTTTGATTGTTGGTGGGATGGAACGCGTTTATGAAATCGGACGGATCTTCCGTAACGAAGGAATGGATGCTACTCACAACCCTGAATTTACTTCGATAGAAGTCTACCAAGCTTACGCTGACTTCCACGATATCATGGACTTAACAGAAGGCATTATCCAACATGCTGCGAAAGCGGTCCATGGTGATGGTCCAATTGACTATCAAGGAACAGAAATCAAAATCAACGAACCATTCAAACGGGTTCACATGGTTGATGCGATCAAAGAAATCACAGGTGTTGACTTCTGGCAAGACATGACCTTTGAAGAAGCTGTAGCACTTGCAAACGAAAAACATGTACCGGTTGAAAAACACTACACAGAGGTGGGACAAATTATCAATGCCTTCTTCGAAGAATTCGTTGAAGAAACCTTGACGCAACCAACATTTGTTTACGGTCACCCAGTAGCAGTATCTCCATTGGCTAAGAAAAATCCAGAAGATCCACGCTTCACTGACCGTTTCGAACTCTTCATCATGACCAAAGAGTATGCCAATGCCTTCACGGAATTGAATGATCCAATCGATCAATTGCAACGGTTTGAAGCGCAAGCGCGTGCCAAAGAATTGGGAGATGACGAAGCTACAGGCATCGATTATGACTATGTTGAAGCCCTTGAATATGGTATGCCACCAACAGGTGGACTTGGAATTGGTATTGACCGTCTCGTTATGTTGTTGACAAATGTAACAACAATTCGCGACGTCCTTCTCTTCCCAACTATGAAATAAGCTAAAAGAAAACACTGATCGCAAGATCAGTGTTTTTTAGTCTTCCATATAAGAAGTGTCGTTCCAAGTGTCTAAGTGATAGTGCTCAAAATCATCTGTTGTCAAAATCGTCACGCTGGCATTGTCTAGTCCGCCATTTTTGCGGAGTTCTCCTGTTTCATAACCAAGCAAGGTTCGAATAGAAGCTGTCAAATTAGCTCCGTGTCCAACGATGAGAACGGTATCGAGCTCTTTTCCGTTCAAGTTTTTTACAAAATCACAGGTACGTTTGGTCGTTTCATAGACAGATTCTGCATCAAAGATTTCATTTTGAAAGCATGCTAAGTTATGCCGAAACGCAGCCATTTGTTGGGGATAGATAGCCGAAATGGTAGAAATTTTAGCTCCTTCTAGTTTTCCCAAATTCCACTCACGAAGAGCAGATGTTACTTGTAATTTTAGAGGTATCTCCAATTGATCGAGGATGATCTGTGCGGTATGGACTGCCCGTGGCAGATCACTTGCAAAGACTGCATCAAAAGGAACAGTAGCTAGATGCTTTCCTAATTTTTCAAGCTGATGAATGGAGGCTGGCAACAACGGAGAATCGCCATTTGATCCTTGAAAACGTCCCTCTTCATTCCATTCTGTCCGTCCGTGTCGAATAAAATATAGTTTCACGATCTTGTCTCCTTCTCCATCTTTATTCCAAAATATCAGCAAAAGTCGCCTTGACGAAGTCTGCTAGAAGTTGTGGTTTGATTTGAATACTATGGCCAATTTCCCCAGCAGATACGATCATGGTTTCTAACTGAAGGGCTGATTTATCAATAAAGATAGGAAAAGAATGCTTTTGATGAATGCCCACTGGATTATTGGCACCATGAATATAACCCGTTGTTTTTTCAAGATCTTTCTGAGGAATCATAGCCACTTTCTTATTCCCCGATAATTTGGCTAACTTTTTTTCTGATAAATGCTCTGTAATAGGAATGATCCCAATCACGGGACCCGTTTTATCCCCTTTGAGAGCTAGGGTTTTGAAAATAGTAGAGCGATCAATTCCTTCTGGTAAGATCCCTTCTAAAGCGTTGATTTGTAAGCCTATGTGCTCAATTTTTGCTTTCGTCAAGATCTGCTCGACCAAGGTTTTTTTCACTTTATTTTTTTTTGCCACGGCTTTCTCCTTTTCTCTTTTTCTCTACAAAATCAGATTTCACTAGACCATTATAACATATAATAGCGACAATATTGCCTTCTCCTTAAAAATAGAAAACAGCAGAAAAAGTGAAGATCACTTGATCTGCTGTTTTAAGGCTATGAGGAAGAGCCATCTTTTTGTACCTTGAATAGTTTCCGATAAATCGCTTCTTGGTCTTGCGTCGGAACAATTTGGTTGAGATCCAAGTAGTGTGAGAATCCATTTAATTGCCCTTGAGAGGTATATTGATGCAAGTCGTATTCCGTGTTGGTATCTGGCGCGGCATTATAGTAGCCATCATCAAATCCATAAGTAGGAATCCAAAGAGCCGTAAATTTATCAGTGGAGATACTATGTTCTTCCATGAAGTAGGTTCAGATATAGAGTCCAATATTTTTTGCACCCAAAGCTTGTAGTTTTGCTCGGAAAGCTTCAACACCTGCGTTCATATCCTTCATGGTTTTTTCCTCAACGTCTAACCAATAGTAAGTCGGTTTGTAAGGAGAAGCAGCCTTGTAAAATTCTTCTGCTTCTTTTTCCATTTCTTTTTTATCCTTAGCAGCGACATAAGCATAGACTGCGACAGGGATATTTCGTTTTTGGAATTCTTGGATATGGGTTTTATAAGATTTATCCAGACCATTTAAGTAGGTTGCCGCATTTTCCTTTTTAGCTTGAGCCCCGCTATGGACACGAACGATCACACCACCTACATTTCTGGAGAGGATATCGTAATCAATTTCGCTTGGCAATTGCCAGCCTGAGATATCAATGATCGGGCGGCCAACTAGTTCTGGATTGATGTCTTCTTTTTTAGAAGAAGAGCTTGCAGTGGTTGTTTTTCGAGGTGTATTGGAGTTCGGAATCGTTTGTGTTGTTTCTTGTTGCTCTCTTGCTTGCATATCAGCAATCGTTCGTGAAAGAACGAGAAAAGAAATGAAACCGATAAAAAAGACTAAGAGAACAACGGGTTTTATCCTTTTTCTCATACAAAATCATTTTACCGTAAATAAAACGAAAAGGCAAAACTTAATGCTTAAAAGATCACGATTTCAGCCATTGTTTTCAAAAAAAAGGAATCTTTTCATCAAAAAAGGATAAAAATATATGAAAATAAGAAGAATCATTAGAATATTTCTTGAAAATGGGGAAGAAGCCGAATCTTTTCTAGCCTTTCCTTGGTTTTGCTTCTTAAAAATGATATAATGGAGGTTGAACATTAGGAATATGGTGAATTATGAAAATTGAAAAAAGACATCTTTTAAATTATTCCATCCTCATTCCCTATTTGATTTTATCTATTATTGGTTTGATTGTAGTCTATTCGACAACAAGTGCCTTGGCAATTCAAAGTGGAGTGAGTTCGATTCGAATGGTACGGACACAGGGGCTCTTCTTCATCTTTAGTCTCCTAACCATTGCCTTGATTTATAAATTTAGCCTAGACTTCCTGCGAAATAAAAAAGTATTAGCTTTTGTCATCTTTATTGAGGTGATTTTGTTGATCTTGTCTAGGTTTATCACGGATACGGTCAATGGAGCTCACGGTTGGTTGACGATTGCAGGAATGTTTAGTATCCAGCCAGCAGAATACCTCAAGGTGATCTTAGTCTGGTATCTGGCCTTGATTTTTTCTAAACGACAAGATGAAATCCGTGATTATGATTACCAAGCCTTGACGCACAATGAATGGATTCCAAGAAATTTAAACGATTGGCGTTGGCTGACCTTGATTCTGATTGGAATCGTTGTGATCATGCCGGACTTGGGAAATGCGACGATCTTGGCCTTAACGGTCTTGATCATGATTACGGCTAGTGGAGTTGGCTACCGTTGGTTTACCTCACTACTTGCTTTAGTTGTTGGAGCATCGTCCATTGTCCTTGGTTCAATATGGATCATCGGTGTGGACCGTGTCGCTAAAATTCCAGTCTTTGGTTATGTAGCCAAACGTTTTAGTGCCTTCTTTAACCCCTTTAATGATTTGTCTGGCGCAGGTCACCAATTAGCTAATTCTTACTATGCCATGAGTAATGGTGGTTGGTTTGGCTTGGGGCTAGGAAATTCCATTGAAAAACAAGGTTACTTACCAGAAGCGCACACAGACTTTGTGTTTGCGATTGTGATTGAAGAATTAGGTTTTGTTGGAGCTAGCTTGATTCTTGCTCTCTTATTCTTCTTAATTCTTCGGATCATTTTAGTCGGTATTCGAGCAAAGAATCCTTTTAATTCGATGATGGCCATTGGGATCGGTGGGATGATCTTAGTGCAAACCTTCATTAACATCGGAGGTATTTCTGGTTTGATTCCGTCTACAGGAGTGACCTTCCCCTTCTTATCCCAAGGGGGAAATAGCTTATGGGTCTTATCCATAGCGATTGCTTTCGTTTTGAATATCGATGCTAGTGAAAAACGGGCCAAGATGGAACAAGAAGGCATGGTTTTTGAAGAAAAAGGTAAAATCAAACCTTATTATTAAAAGGGAATTGTTGAATGGCTATTCAAAAAGGAGAAAAAATGGTCTTACAAAAATTAGAGAACTTCACAAATAAAGATATTATCAAAGAAGAAGCCGAAATTTTAACTAATTTATTAGATGATATTACGAAAAATTTGGTTCGTCCGGAAACCTTTGATAAAATTACGCAGTTGAAGGATCTATCAAAAACACAGAACTATCGTGAGTTGAATCAACTAGTGGAACAATTGACAAATGAAGAAATGACAGTGATTTCACGTTATTTTGCTATTTTACCACTCTTGATTAACATCTCAGAAGATGTCGATTTGGCCTATGAAATCAATCATTTGAATAACGTGGATGGTGAATACCTCGGAAAACTTTCTTCAACGATCAAGGAAGTTGCAAAAAATGAAGATGCACAGGAAATTCTTGAAAACCTCAATATTGTACCTGTTTTAACAGCCCATCCAACTCAAGTGCAAAGAAAAACCATGCTGGATCTAACCAATCATATTCATGCTCTTCTTCGTCAGCACCGGGATGTTAAAGCGGGTTTAATGAATGAGGATAAGTGGTATAACAACCTTCGTTGTAATATTGAAATCATGATGCAAACGGATATGATTCGTGACAAAAAATTGAAGGTTACTAATGAGATCACCAATGTCATGGAATATTACAATAGCTCTTTCTTACAAGCTGTTCCAAATCTTATGTTGGAATACAAACGCTTGGCAAAAGAGCATGGATTAGAGCTTGAACAACCACGTCCGATCACAATGGGCATGTGGATTGGGGGAGACCGGGACGGGAATCCGTTTGTAACAGCTGAGACCTTAAAGCGTTCAGCAACTATTCAGAGTGAAGTCATTTTGAACTATTACATCGAAAAGATTTCTAAATTATACCGTCATTTCTCGCTTTCAACGAGTCTTTCTAAAACAAGTGAAGCAGTAGCTGAAATGGCAGCCCTATCAAGTGATACATCTGTCTTTCGTGAAAAAGAACCTTACCGTCGGGCTTTCCACTATATCCAGTCAAAATTGATTCAAACCTTGGTCAATTTAAAAGAATGGACGATGGTTGGGGAAACTAGAGAAGATCGTTATGCTGTCGAGAGGTTATTAGGAGCAAATGCTCATCAACAAGGGCCAGTTTCTGATTATATCGGCAATCGTATTTCTGGGGCTCTAAAGAAAATTTCTGAGAAAGAGTCTCCAGCTTATGCATCAGCTCAAGAATTTAAAGAAGACCTTGAAAAGATCAAAGATTCCTTGTTAGAAAACAAATCAGAGTATTTAATTTCTGGTGAGTTTGCAGAACTTCTAGAAGCCATCGATGTTTTTGGATTCTATCTCGCCTCTATTGATATGCGCCAGGATTCGAGTGTACATGAAGCCTGTGTGGCAGAATTACTGAAATCAGCAGGGATTAATGACCACTATTCTGATTTATCAGAGGATGAAAAGTGTCAAGTTCTCTTGAAAGAACTTTTAGAAGACCCACGTATTTTATCAGCAACCCATGCTGAAAAATCTGAACTGCTTGAAAAAGAATTGGCGATTTTCCAAACGGCCCGTGAATTGAAGGATCGTTTAGGAGAAGAAGTCATTCGTCAAAACATCATTTCTCATGCAACAAGTGTGTCAGATATGTTGGAATTGGCTGTGATGTTGAAAGAAGTGGGCTTAGTCGATACGGAAAAAGCTCGCGTTCAAATCGTACCGTTGTTTGAAACGATCGAAGATTTGGATCATTCAGAAGAAACCATGAGAAGTTACTTGTCTCTTCCAATTGCCAAACGTTGGATTGCTTCTAAGAACAACTACCAAGAGATTATGTTAGGTTACTCTGATTCCAACAAAGATGGTGGATACTTGTCTTCTTGTTGGACCCTCTTTAAAGCCCAACAACAATTGACCGCTATCGGAGATGAGTTTGGAGTGAAGATTACCTTCTTCCATGGTCGTGGTGGTACTGTTGGCCGTGGTGGAGGTCCTACTTATGAAGCCATCACTTCTCAACCATTGAAATCCATTAATGACCGTATCCGCTTAACCGAGCAAGGGGAAGTAATCGGCAATAAATATGGAAATAAAGATGCTGCCTACTACAACCTTGAGATGCTGGTTTCGGCAACCATTAACCGAATGATTGCCGAACAAAAGAGTCCATTCTCTATGTTTGATCGTTTCGGGGAAGTCATGGATAAAGTCGTGAATCGCAGTTACGATATCTATCGTGATTTGGTCTTTGGAAATGAGCACTTCTATGATTACTTCTTTGAATCAAGTCCGATCAAAGCAATTTCAAGCTTTAATATTGGTTCACGTCCTGCTGCTCGAAAGACCATTACTGAAATCGGTGGTTTGCGTGCTATCCCATGGGTCTTCTCATGGTCACAAAGTCGGGTGATGTTCCCTGGTTGGTACGGAGTAGGTTCTAGCTTTAAGGAATTTATCGATGAGGATCCTGAGAATATCGAAACCCTTCGGTACATGTATAAAAACTGGCCTTTCTTCCAATCTCTCTTGTCAAATGTGGACATGGTCTTATCCAAAGCCAACATGGACATTGCTTTTGAGTACGCGCAATTGTGTGAGGAAGAAGAAGTCCGCAATATCTATCAGATCATCTTACATGAATGGCAATTGACGAAGGACATCATCTTGATGATTGAAGAACAAGACGAGTTGCTCGCTGAAAACCCTTATTTGAAAGAAAGTTTGGATTATCGGATGCCGTACTTTAACGTCTTGAACTATATTCAGTTAGAATTGATTCGACGTCAACGGACCGGCCAATTATCAGCTGATCAAGACAAGCTAATCCATATCACCATCAACGGGGTGGCAACAGGATTACGTAATTCAGGTTAAAAAAATCGGAACGTCTGTTCCGATTTTTTCTGCTCTGAAACAAAGAGATAGAAGATGCTTAATGAGCTTGAGTAGACGATTTTAAATGAGAATTTTCAAAGCTAGAACAGGATCTTTCAGCAAGAGGACAAAATAAAAGAAAAGAAGAGGAATAATTAAGAAAATATAGGTAAAAGGCTTGCAATTTCATCTAAAATTCGATAGAATAGTAAGGAAAGTTAGACTGTATTGCCTACTGTCTATCTATAAAATATATTTTATTGGAGGCTTTTACTCAAATGGCAAAAGAAAAATACGATCGTAGTAAACCGCACGTTAACATCGGTACAATCGGACACGTTGACCACGGTAAAACTACCCTAACTGCAGCAATCACAACTGTTTTGGCACGTCGCTTGCCTTCATCAGTTAACCAACCAAAAGACTATGCGTCTATCGATGCTGCTCCAGAAGAACGCGAACGCGGTATCACTATCAACACTGCACACGTTGAGTACGAAACTGCTAAACGTCACTACGCTCACATCGACGCTCCAGGACACGCGGACTATGTTAAAAACATGATCACTGGTGCCGCTCAAATGGACGGAGCTATCCTTGTAGTAGCTTCAACTGATGGACCAATGCCACAAACACGTGAACACATCCTTCTTTCACGTCAGGTTGGTGTTAAACACTTGATCGTCTTCATGAACAAAGTTGACTTGGTTGACGATGAAGAATTGCTTGAATTGGTTGAAATGGAAATCCGTGACCTTCTTTCAGAATACGATTTCCCAGGTGATGACCTTCCAGTTATCCAAGGTTCAGCTCTTAAAGCTCTTGAAGGTGACTCTAAATATGAAGACATCATCATGGAATTGATGGATACTGTTGATGAGTACATCCCAGAACCAGAACGCGATACCGACAAACCATTGCTTCTTCCAGTCGAAGACGTATTCTCAATCACTGGACGTGGTACAGTTGCTTCAGGTCGTATCGACCGTGGTGTTGTTCGTGTCAACGACGAAATCGAAATCGTTGGTATCAAAGAAAAAATCCAAAAAGCAGTTGTTACTGGTGTTGAAATGTTCCGTAAACAACTTGACGAAGGTCTTGCAGGGGATAACGTTGGTGTGCTTCTTCGTGGTATCCAACGTGATGAAATCGAACGTGGACAAGTTATCGCTAAACCAGGTTCAATCAACCCACACACTAAATTCAAAGGTGAAGTTTACATCCTTACTAAAGAAGAAGGTGGACGTCATACTCCATTCTTCAACAACTACCGTCCACAGTTCTACTTCCGTACAACTGACGTGACTGGATCTATCGAACTTCCAGCAGGAACTGAAATGGTAATGCCTGGTGATAACGTGACTATCGACGTTGAGTTGATCCACCCAATCGCCGTTGAACAAGGTACTACATTCTCAATCCGTGAAGGTGGACGTACTGTTGGTTCAGGTATGGTTACTGAAATCGAAGCTTAATTCGATCTAGTTCCCAGATTAACAATTATATAGACAGACAGAAAACCCCGTGAAGACGGGGTTTTTATTTTGGTAAAAAGTAAAATGAGCTTGTGCAACCTTTCATTATGACGAAATTTATGGTAAAATAGATAGTATAAAATTAGAAAAAAGAGGTATGTGAAATGTCACGTAAACCATTTATCGCTGGTAACTGGAAAATGAACAAAAATCCAGAAGAAGCAAAAGCATTCGTTGAAGCTGTAGCATCAAAACTTCCTTCAGCTGACCTTGTTGAAGCTGGTATCGCAGCTCCTGCAGTTGACTTGACAACTGTTCTTGCTGCTGCTAAAGGTTCAAACCTTAAAGTTGCTGCCCAAAACACTTACTTTGAAAATGCTGGTGCCTTCACTGGTGAAACTAGCCCACAAGTTTTGAAAGAAATCGGTACTGACTACGTTGTGATCGGTCACTCAGAACGTCGTGACTACTTCCATGAAACTGATGAAGATATCAACAAAAAAGCAAAAGCAATCTTTGCGAACGGTATGCTTCCAATCATCTGTTGTGGTGAAAGCCTTGAAACTTACGAAGCTGGTAAAGCAGCAGAATTCGTAGGGGCTCAAGTTTCAGCTGCTCTTGCTGGATTGACTGCAGAGCAAGTCGCTTCAACAGTTATCGCATACGAACCAATCTGGGCGATCGGTACGGGTAAATCAGCTTCACAAGACGACGCACAAAAAATGTGTAAAGTTGTTCGTGACGTTGTAGCTGCTGACTTTGGTCAAGAAGTGGCTGACAAAGTACGTGTTCAATACGGTGGTTCTGTGAAACCTGAAAACGTTGCTGAATATATGGCTTGTCCAGACGTTGACGGAGCTCTTGTAGGTGGTGCATCGCTTGATCCAGAAAGCTTCTTGGCATTGCTTGACTTCGTTAAATAATGACATATAAAAAGGCGAGAGGTTTCTCGTCTTTTTTATAGTAGAAAAGACCAGCTACAAAGCTGGTCTTTTGAGTTAGGAACGTCCTAATAGTTTCTTAACGAGAGAAATCAGTTTGTATTTCAGAGGACTTGGGTAATAACGGAAGGTCCCCATCTTACGGACGATGTAGCCGTTGAAGTTTTGTTTGAAACGAAGCACACCGTCTGACCCGTCAAAGATTCCTTGAATACCTAGGAAGTTATATCTTGGGATACCACGTTTGATGGTTTCAAGCATCATATATTCTTGGATAACAGCAGGAGCATAGAACTTATTAAATTCTGTATAAGAGCCACTGAATAAATAGGTGGATTCTTGTGGCATATAGACGAAGAGGCTACCTGCAAGAATGACGTCTTGATCTCCATATTTTTCAATATATTCTTTCGCGTCCTTCTTTCTCACCTCAAAGGTATCAAACTGGCTAGAGAATTCACGAAGTTGATTTTGTTTTTTTTCTGAATTGGGGTTGACTTCAAGATCCTTCTGTAATTTCTCAATCTTCTGTGCTAGTTTTCCTTGGTCTTTTTCAAGATTCGTGTAGTAATGGTGGAAGTTCAGTGTTGCGATCATGAAATCTGCTTTGTCACCAAAACTGTCATAGAAAGTTTGGTAATAATCCAAGGTTTTATCCTGATAGTCGCGACGGTCACTGGTAGAGGAAGTAATATCCTTAAAGAGTTGCAGTTCATCTCGGTTTAATCGTTTCAGTTCAATACCGAAAGATTTGGCTTTTTTGACAAGTGGCTTTCCTTTTTTACTGAAGCTCTTGAGAAGATTTTTTTCGGTGATACCCTCCATATCTTTCACATAATGCCAATCACCTTCTCCACCTGGATAACCTGTTGTTAAACCATCATGCTGATAGCCCAATTTTTTTAGGGTATCCATGAAATGGTTTTGCTCTTCACTGGTTGGATTGCCGTCACTGTCAAAAGTTTGATAGGTATCATAGGGCTTAATAACGAGTTCAATAGCCCCATTTTCTTTCGCATAGTCTTTTAAGGCTGCATAGAAAGGTTCTAGCATAGCTTCCTCTTGGTAAAGGGGGCCAGAATTGATTTCCATGTGGAGACCACCTGTCATAGGAAGACTGTACAAGATCGCTGCCACTTGGACTTGATCTTCTTGTTTCCAAGCGATAAATTGGACCGTGTTTCCTCGCTTTTCAAGCAGATCTGCCATTTCAGCAGACTGGATAAAAGAGCGATGGGAGACAGTATTTGCAAATGAGGTAAATTCTTCTTTTGAAATTGTCGTAAGAGTCATGTAACTTATTTACTCCTTAATTTTTTCCGGATCTTGTAGACTTTGTTTACAAGTGGATAGAGTGGACTGGTTGGGAGGTTGAATTCCCCAACAAATTCTTCAATGACAGGATTAAATTTAGATTTGAAATGATAGAGACCACCATCGAGTGAATTTTCAATGCCCCCCATATTTTGCCAAGAAGCACCACGATCAAAAGCGTGTTGGGCAGTTTCATACCAGGTGAGGATAGCAGGTTGGTAACGGCGGAATTCTTCATCCATGCCTGCATAAACATTTTCAGACGTCCCACCGAATTCAAGGGTTAAGGTCCCAGATAAAGGAACAACCTGTCTACCTGCTTGGAGATGCTGTTCAAGAAATTGCAGTTCTTCCTCTATCCGCTCTTTTTCTTTTTGATTATTCTCAACCTTGCCAGGCTTTGTTTTTTCTGTGAATTTTTCAGCCTCTGCCTTGTTTTTTTCAAGATCTTTTATAAGGGAGCTTTTCCGTTTCTCGAGATCTAGAGTAGATAAAGTAATGTAGGATTTTCCTTGGTAGGTTGTGAGTAGTTTTTCGTAGTAGTCTTTTCCACGCAAATGAATGCTTTTACGTGCCTCAGTCTTTTTCATGAGAGAAGCAAAGTCCTCTAACAATTCAGTCCCACCAAATTGAACTTGGATCCCTTTGTTTCGAGCAGTTCGGATGGCTTGTCGAGTAGATTTTGAAAGATCTTGCTCAGTGAAAAACTCTATGTGGATATTCGCTTGAAAGCGTGGTTGGATATTTTCTGCCATATCACTGGTTCGGCCAGTCCATTCAACCCCTTCTTTAGTTAAGGTGTCGATGACCGCTTGTACATCAGTGGTTTCCGTATTTTCTTGTCCAATCAATTGTTTACTCAAGAAAAGACTTGGATCAAACTTCACAAATAAGGCTTTGTATTGTTTGGCTATCTTTTTAAGGGACTGGATCACATATGAAACCAGCTCTTTGTTTTGGTAATCCATGATTGGGCCTCGAG
The DNA window shown above is from Streptococcus sp. S1 and carries:
- a CDS encoding aminoacyltransferase, with protein sequence MTLTTISKEEFTSFANTVSHRSFIQSAEMADLLEKRGNTVQFIAWKQEDQVQVAAILYSLPMTGGLHMEINSGPLYQEEAMLEPFYAALKDYAKENGAIELVIKPYDTYQTFDSDGNPTSEEQNHFMDTLKKLGYQHDGLTTGYPGGEGDWHYVKDMEGITEKNLLKSFSKKGKPLVKKAKSFGIELKRLNRDELQLFKDITSSTSDRRDYQDKTLDYYQTFYDSFGDKADFMIATLNFHHYYTNLEKDQGKLAQKIEKLQKDLEVNPNSEKKQNQLREFSSQFDTFEVRKKDAKEYIEKYGDQDVILAGSLFVYMPQESTYLFSGSYTEFNKFYAPAVIQEYMMLETIKRGIPRYNFLGIQGIFDGSDGVLRFKQNFNGYIVRKMGTFRYYPSPLKYKLISLVKKLLGRS
- the tpiA gene encoding triose-phosphate isomerase, translating into MSRKPFIAGNWKMNKNPEEAKAFVEAVASKLPSADLVEAGIAAPAVDLTTVLAAAKGSNLKVAAQNTYFENAGAFTGETSPQVLKEIGTDYVVIGHSERRDYFHETDEDINKKAKAIFANGMLPIICCGESLETYEAGKAAEFVGAQVSAALAGLTAEQVASTVIAYEPIWAIGTGKSASQDDAQKMCKVVRDVVAADFGQEVADKVRVQYGGSVKPENVAEYMACPDVDGALVGGASLDPESFLALLDFVK
- a CDS encoding aminoacyltransferase; protein product: MYHYQLGISASEHDDFVIQSDQTNLLQSSSWAKIKDNWGNERVGFYQEDQLVAVASILIQPLPLGFSMLYIPRGPIMDYQNKELVSYVIQSLKKIAKQYKALFVKFDPSLFLSKQLIGQENTETTDVQAVIDTLTKEGVEWTGRTSDMAENIQPRFQANIHIEFFTEQDLSKSTRQAIRTARNKGIQVQFGGTELLEDFASLMKKTEARKSIHLRGKDYYEKLLTTYQGKSYITLSTLDLEKRKSSLIKDLEKNKAEAEKFTEKTKPGKVENNQKEKERIEEELQFLEQHLQAGRQVVPLSGTLTLEFGGTSENVYAGMDEEFRRYQPAILTWYETAQHAFDRGASWQNMGGIENSLDGGLYHFKSKFNPVIEEFVGEFNLPTSPLYPLVNKVYKIRKKLRSK
- the tuf gene encoding elongation factor Tu, with product MAKEKYDRSKPHVNIGTIGHVDHGKTTLTAAITTVLARRLPSSVNQPKDYASIDAAPEERERGITINTAHVEYETAKRHYAHIDAPGHADYVKNMITGAAQMDGAILVVASTDGPMPQTREHILLSRQVGVKHLIVFMNKVDLVDDEELLELVEMEIRDLLSEYDFPGDDLPVIQGSALKALEGDSKYEDIIMELMDTVDEYIPEPERDTDKPLLLPVEDVFSITGRGTVASGRIDRGVVRVNDEIEIVGIKEKIQKAVVTGVEMFRKQLDEGLAGDNVGVLLRGIQRDEIERGQVIAKPGSINPHTKFKGEVYILTKEEGGRHTPFFNNYRPQFYFRTTDVTGSIELPAGTEMVMPGDNVTIDVELIHPIAVEQGTTFSIREGGRTVGSGMVTEIEA